One stretch of Natronobacterium gregoryi SP2 DNA includes these proteins:
- the coxB gene encoding cytochrome c oxidase subunit II, producing MEVLPHGTRVDVFENIFLVFLGLGTLVGIVVIAYTLYNAYKYRDTEERDDAEEDLPSVGELPTGGKGGKKLFLSFGLSAIIVISLVVWTYGMLLYVEDPGLDNPNDDALEIEIEGFAFDWNYYYENGLETSSVGSGDGMVIPADTPIMIDVTATDVWHTFGISDLRVKADAKPGEHSETWFVAEEPGTYTAECFELCGPGHSDMDSPVEVMPQDEYDAWVDEQLTMTITLEDEAEERITDGFELALEHQENDEFDDDLSVTYSDDEFENGSITIGEIEQGGPYDLAITFEDDEYEEIEETVSFTGPVDETYTVEDPDADDEDDEGEDEDEDEEEPDNDTEDADDTNDDTTEDGGDDE from the coding sequence ATGGAGGTGCTTCCGCACGGGACTCGCGTCGACGTGTTCGAGAATATCTTCCTCGTATTTCTCGGACTCGGGACGCTCGTCGGAATCGTCGTCATCGCGTACACGCTGTACAACGCGTACAAGTACCGCGATACGGAGGAGCGTGACGACGCCGAGGAAGACCTCCCATCCGTCGGGGAACTACCGACTGGCGGAAAGGGTGGAAAGAAACTGTTCCTGTCGTTCGGCTTGAGTGCCATCATTGTCATCTCGCTGGTCGTCTGGACCTACGGGATGTTGCTGTACGTCGAGGACCCAGGTCTCGATAATCCAAACGACGACGCACTCGAAATCGAAATCGAGGGGTTCGCGTTCGACTGGAACTACTACTACGAGAACGGTCTCGAGACGTCGTCGGTCGGTAGCGGTGACGGAATGGTGATTCCGGCTGACACACCGATCATGATCGACGTGACCGCGACGGACGTCTGGCATACGTTTGGGATATCCGATCTCCGGGTGAAAGCCGACGCAAAGCCAGGTGAACACTCCGAAACCTGGTTCGTCGCCGAAGAGCCCGGCACCTACACGGCCGAGTGCTTCGAGCTGTGTGGTCCCGGACACAGTGATATGGATTCGCCCGTCGAGGTCATGCCACAAGACGAGTACGACGCGTGGGTCGACGAGCAGTTGACGATGACGATTACTCTCGAAGACGAAGCCGAGGAACGAATCACGGACGGCTTCGAACTCGCACTCGAACACCAGGAGAACGACGAGTTCGACGACGATCTCAGTGTCACCTACTCGGACGACGAGTTCGAGAACGGATCGATCACGATCGGTGAGATCGAGCAGGGTGGTCCGTACGATCTGGCGATCACGTTCGAGGACGACGAATACGAGGAGATCGAAGAGACGGTCAGTTTCACCGGACCGGTCGACGAGACGTACACGGTCGAAGATCCGGACGCTGACGACGAAGACGACGAAGGCGAAGACGAAGACGAAGACGAAGAAGAACCGGACAACGACACCGAAGATGCAGACGACACGAACGACGACACGACCGAGGACGGAGGTGACGACGAATGA